The window AAAAAAGTCCAGGAAGTTGATGTGGGCGTAGTTATTGCCGTTCGCGAAGGGAATGAAACGGCATTCCGTAAGGTTTATGACACCTACAGTGCACGGTTGTATAGTTTTGCCTATCGGTTCCTTAAAAATCCGGAGCTGTGCGAAGAAGTAGTACAGGAAACGATGATTTCGCTGTGGATAACCCGCGCGCGGTTAAATGAAGCTTATCCATTAGGTGCCTATTTATATACCATTACCCGCAGGCTATCGTTAAACATGCTCCGTCATCTGGCAACCTCGCAAATGGCTTTTGACCAGGTTAGCCGGTCAGCGCTGGTTTTTCATAATGAAACGGAAGACACCATTATTTTCAGCGACCTTTCCTGTGCCGCCAATGCCATAGTAACCCAATTGCCCGCTAAACAACAGGAAGCCTTTCGTCTGAGCAGGTACCAGGGTTTGTCCCATAAACAGATAGCGGAACGGATGAACCTGTCTGAAAACACGATTCAGAATCACATCAGTGCTGCACTCAAAAAGTTGCAGGCCCGGTTCAGGGAGTCTGATATTTTCTTCTTTATATTCCTTTTCTTTTTGCGGTAGTTTTTTATAATCCTCCTCCGCCGGTAAAAAAAAATCAGGCCCGTTAGTGGTTCATCTCTTTTGGCGTGTATTAACTATATAATCAGCCAATTTAACCAATTAGCATTACCAATTACCCGCAGGCATTAGCTGTGAACCATTTAACCTAACTAACCATGGATGATATCTATGTTTTAACGCTGTTGAAAAAATTTATTGAAAACTATATAACCGAACAGGAATATGCGGAATTGAAGATCATCGTCATCAACCCGGCGTATGAGGCTGTTATTAAAAAGTTTATGGATTCTGTATGGGAAGATCCCGGTAACCTGGTTTTGTTTACAAAACTCCGGTCGGATGCGGTTTATGAGCAGATTCTTGCCAGTAAGCAATTCATCGCTGCAAAGAATGTCGATAAAAGGTCCTTATGGCACAGGCCTTATTATTGGAAAAGTATAGCTGCATCAGTTTTATTAATTGCCGCGCTAACCAAAACTACGCAAAAACTGTTTTTCAGCAGCCCTGCAGTCGTAGCGTATTCTGAATATAGAACGTTAGCCGGTGAGCGCCTGAAAATCAATTTGCCGGATGGATCTGAAGTCTGGCTTAATGCCGGCAGCCAGATCCGCTTCCCTAAAAACTTTGAAGGTCATAGCCGTGATGTACAACTGGATGGCGAAGCCTTTTTCGATGTACTGCACGACGAAAAAAAGCCTTTTAAAGTGTTTACCGGTAAAGTAAGTACACAGGTTTTGGGTACTGCATTCAATATCTCCACCTATAAACCCCAGGTGATTGAAGTTACAGTGACAAGAGGAATGGTCAGCGTGCAGCATGAAGGCAGGCAATTAGGTATGCTCAGCCGTAATAAGCAATTGGACTTTAATACAGTTAGCAAAATTGCGGAACAACATGTCGTTGATGCAGGGGCTTATACTGCCTGGACTAATGGGGAACTTGTATTAAATGATGTAACTATGGAAGAAGCAGCTATCCGTATTTCGCGCTGGTTCAACGTGAAAATAATTTTTAAAAATCCCGGGTTAAAAAAATGCCGCCTGGTAGCAACCTTTCCGGGTAATGTGAAATTTACCCAGGTGATGAGTATAATCAGCAGGCTTAACAATTTCACCTACCAGGTAACAGATAAGAATGTATACCTATCCGGTAACGGCTGTAAATGATATCAAATTAAACCAATCAAACGCAGATACATGACCTTATTTAAATCTCCGCCGGTGTGATCCATCAAAAAAAGCCATCATGACGGCCATCATGATAGCTTTTACACGATCAGGTGCCAATAGCGATCTGATCATATTAATCCTAAACAGTTTAATTATTTAAAATCAAGTCAAATTTATGAATTTTTTTACTATTCGAAGTACTATTATAACACTTGGAAATTTCATTCCTATAAAGCCTGGCCTGTTGTTTAAAGGCCGCATCAGCTTTAAAACGGTTGTTTTACTGATATGTTTAACCCTGGCAATGGCCTGGAGGGCCGAAGCGCAACAGCGTATTAAAGATGTAAAGGTAGAACTGGCCACCACGGGCAACAGCCTGTCTGCGGCTCTGAAAAGTATAGAAGCGCAAACTTCATTTCGATTTGCCTATAAGGCCGCCGAAGTTAGTCCTTATGTCAGGGTTGATGTGCCGGCCGGTCCTCATACGGTTTCGGACCTGCTTGATCTGTTGCTGGCAAAAACAAATCTGGGTTATTCGGTTGAAGATGGTTATATCATCATAGCACCAAAGCCGGATCGTATCGAACCTGTAAAAAGGGCGTCGGAGGATATCACCATAACCGGCGTTGTAAAAGATCAGATCAGCGTGTTACCGGGTGTTAACGTAACCCTGAAATCCGATCAGCGACGGGCCACTCAAACCAATACCAGCGGACGGTATACAATTAAAGCGCCCGCAAACGGCGTACTGATTTTTAGCATGGTTGGCTTTGAAAGCCGGGAGATACAAATCAATGGCGAAGGCGTGATCAATATAGAGCTTACACCAATGGATAATAAGCTGAACGAAGTTGCTATCGTGGCCTACGGAACGCAAAAGAAATCCAGTATGGTGAGTTCTATTACGACGATAAGCCCTAAAGATCTGAAAATACCCTCCAGTAACCTGACCACCGCGCTTGCCGGCAGGCTGGCGGGTATTATTTCCTATCAGCGGAGCGGTGAACCCGGGCAGGATAACGCTGCCTTTTTTATCAGGGGGGTTACCACTTTCGGGTATAAAAAAGATCCGCTGCTGATGATAGACGGGATAGAGGTATCGGCTACCGACCTGGCCAGGTTACAGCCGGACGATATCGCGAGTTTTTCAATTATGAAAGATGCTACCGCCACCTCTTTATATGGCGCCAGGGGTGCAAATGGCGTCATACTTGTAACCACCAAATCAGGGAAGGAGGGGCCGGCCAAAATTTCTGTCCGGTTTGAAAATTCCAATTCCTCCAATACCAGGCAGGTAAAACTGGCCGACCCGATCACCTATATGCAGCTGGGTAACGAGGCGGTGCTGACAAGAAATCCGCTGGGCATTTTGCCTTACTCTCAAAATAAAATTGATAATACGGTTGCCGGATTAAATCCTTACGTGTACCCTGCCAACGACTGGCTTGATCAGCTGATCAGGAAGAACACCAACAATCAGCGTCTCAATTTCAATGCCAGCGGCGGCGGTACCGTGGCGCGATATTACATAGCCGCAACTGCCAATCAGGACAACGGTATATTAAAAGTAGATAAAAGGAACAATTTCAATAGTAATGTTAACCTCAAATCATACCAGCTGCGCTCCAATGTGAATATTAACATGACCAAAACAACCGAGGTGATCGTCAGGCTGTCGGGAAGTTTTGATGATTATACCGGTCCTATTGACGGGGGAAGCGGCGTATACTCAAAAATACTTCAGGCTAACCCGGTTTTATATCCGGCCTATTACCCGGCCGATCAAAAACCCAATACGAATCATATACTGTTCGGGAACGATAATTCAAACGGAACTTTTTTAATCAATCCGTACGCGGATATGGTTAAGGGTTATAAAGATTACTCCAGGTCGACCTTAAACGCCCAGTTTGAATTAAAGCAGGACCTGAAGTTTATCACGCCGGGACTTTCCGTCCGTGGTATGTTCAATACGCAGCGGTATTCCTATTTTGATATCGTACGTAATTATAACCCTTATTATTATAGTGCTTCAGGTTATAACAGGCAGACCAATACCTACGCTTTAACCAGCCTGAACGAAACAACCGCAACAGAATACCTGAATTACAGCGAAGGTATCAAAGATATCAACTCATCAACCTATGTTGAAGCGGCTGTAAATTATAACATTAAACTAGGCAAAAAGAACGATATAACCGGTTTGCTGGTGTACCAGCGCAGGAATCAAATATTCGCTAACCAGGGAACCCTCCAGAAATCCTTGCCTTATCGTAACCAGGGCGTTTCAGGCAGGTTTACTTATGCGTTTGATAACCGTTTCCTCGCCGAGGCTAATTTTGGATATAACGGGTCGGAACGTTTCTACAAAACACAGCGTTATGGTTTTTTCCCGGCCGGTGGCCTGGGGTATTACATCTCCAACGAAAAGTTTTGGGACCCTGTAAAACAAGTGGTTAATAAACTGAAGTTTAAAGGGACTTATGGATTAGTGGGCAACGACGCGATAGGCAGCGCTGATGACCGTTTCTTCTACCTTTCTGAAGTGAATATTAATGATGGCAATAAAGGATATACGTTTGGAGAGAACTTTAATTACAGCAGGCCGGGCGTAACGGTTAACCGTTATGATAACCGCGACATCACCTGGGAAACCGCACGTAAGCTGAACCTGGGGTTTGAGCTGGGGCTGTTTAACGACCTGGAAATACAAGCCGATTATTTTACGGAAAGAAGGAACAATATTTTGATGGACAGGGCATCCATACCATCCACCATGGGT is drawn from Mucilaginibacter ginsenosidivorax and contains these coding sequences:
- a CDS encoding RNA polymerase sigma-70 factor, which encodes MKKVQEVDVGVVIAVREGNETAFRKVYDTYSARLYSFAYRFLKNPELCEEVVQETMISLWITRARLNEAYPLGAYLYTITRRLSLNMLRHLATSQMAFDQVSRSALVFHNETEDTIIFSDLSCAANAIVTQLPAKQQEAFRLSRYQGLSHKQIAERMNLSENTIQNHISAALKKLQARFRESDIFFFIFLFFLR
- a CDS encoding FecR family protein, whose translation is MDDIYVLTLLKKFIENYITEQEYAELKIIVINPAYEAVIKKFMDSVWEDPGNLVLFTKLRSDAVYEQILASKQFIAAKNVDKRSLWHRPYYWKSIAASVLLIAALTKTTQKLFFSSPAVVAYSEYRTLAGERLKINLPDGSEVWLNAGSQIRFPKNFEGHSRDVQLDGEAFFDVLHDEKKPFKVFTGKVSTQVLGTAFNISTYKPQVIEVTVTRGMVSVQHEGRQLGMLSRNKQLDFNTVSKIAEQHVVDAGAYTAWTNGELVLNDVTMEEAAIRISRWFNVKIIFKNPGLKKCRLVATFPGNVKFTQVMSIISRLNNFTYQVTDKNVYLSGNGCK
- a CDS encoding TonB-dependent receptor, whose protein sequence is MNFFTIRSTIITLGNFIPIKPGLLFKGRISFKTVVLLICLTLAMAWRAEAQQRIKDVKVELATTGNSLSAALKSIEAQTSFRFAYKAAEVSPYVRVDVPAGPHTVSDLLDLLLAKTNLGYSVEDGYIIIAPKPDRIEPVKRASEDITITGVVKDQISVLPGVNVTLKSDQRRATQTNTSGRYTIKAPANGVLIFSMVGFESREIQINGEGVINIELTPMDNKLNEVAIVAYGTQKKSSMVSSITTISPKDLKIPSSNLTTALAGRLAGIISYQRSGEPGQDNAAFFIRGVTTFGYKKDPLLMIDGIEVSATDLARLQPDDIASFSIMKDATATSLYGARGANGVILVTTKSGKEGPAKISVRFENSNSSNTRQVKLADPITYMQLGNEAVLTRNPLGILPYSQNKIDNTVAGLNPYVYPANDWLDQLIRKNTNNQRLNFNASGGGTVARYYIAATANQDNGILKVDKRNNFNSNVNLKSYQLRSNVNINMTKTTEVIVRLSGSFDDYTGPIDGGSGVYSKILQANPVLYPAYYPADQKPNTNHILFGNDNSNGTFLINPYADMVKGYKDYSRSTLNAQFELKQDLKFITPGLSVRGMFNTQRYSYFDIVRNYNPYYYSASGYNRQTNTYALTSLNETTATEYLNYSEGIKDINSSTYVEAAVNYNIKLGKKNDITGLLVYQRRNQIFANQGTLQKSLPYRNQGVSGRFTYAFDNRFLAEANFGYNGSERFYKTQRYGFFPAGGLGYYISNEKFWDPVKQVVNKLKFKGTYGLVGNDAIGSADDRFFYLSEVNINDGNKGYTFGENFNYSRPGVTVNRYDNRDITWETARKLNLGFELGLFNDLEIQADYFTERRNNILMDRASIPSTMGLSAGVRANVGKAKANGIDISADYNKTFGNSLWLQVHGNFTYAHSEFTAYEEPEYAEKYKSHIGRSLNQRFGLIAERLFIDEAEVANSPKQTYGEYKAGDIKYRDINGDGQITDLDQVPLGYPEVPEIIYGFGFSTGYKNFDISTFFQGSARSSFWIDANATAPFINYTAPGAAYLPGAQNALLQAYADDHWSEENRNSYALWPRLNSVASANNTQTSSWFMRNGAFLRLKSVELGYSLPKKLISRWHFDRARIYVSGTNLATISGFKLWDIEMGGNGLGYPIQKVINVGIQMGF